The following proteins are encoded in a genomic region of Zestosphaera sp.:
- a CDS encoding glycosyltransferase family 39 protein, with amino-acid sequence MSLRLRERQVKILALALIVALPLTYAYLTYSYAAGISDYISDECWYASAARNTLTKYLGLRPPSTSAGKVVVTVELVKSSIESEYLKTVADVKKYIVSDLNGSLVKDESYYKFKSDGKFLSALCAEISPELLSNLSSHPSVRRVAVGYCYPNAEGILDYMNFEHPPLVKYFIALTMISVGDSPSLWRIPSVIAGALVLVVIFLIFREVIKDSTWLLLGFTAALITAFDKTFRSLSMVAMLDIFVSLFTILTLYFTLRGKLSLASVSIGLGFVSKFSGAFPALPATLYWVRRDKPAKVFLLIIYVPIVMLIILGTPYILRDGFLQWWSSSVEGAFRWHLSVKTTNGPPQAMPWDWLIGRNPFPLHYVWDPSKGEFVADLIASGNPILYLLTAALSILVIPVIKDLPDRGVSYSFTWLTYLTYVALWLLGGKTQYSFYSVQVVPLFYVTLVMLIYYLITPHTKILDVLRKWREIINTISMWLAGEVSISLKLVVSKKE; translated from the coding sequence ATGTCTTTAAGGTTAAGAGAACGGCAAGTCAAGATATTAGCGTTAGCGTTGATCGTCGCGTTACCACTGACTTACGCTTACCTGACATACAGCTACGCTGCCGGGATATCCGATTACATATCTGATGAGTGCTGGTATGCGAGTGCTGCGAGAAATACTCTCACGAAGTATCTGGGATTAAGACCTCCCTCAACGTCTGCTGGCAAGGTTGTCGTGACTGTAGAGCTTGTTAAGTCATCGATAGAGAGCGAGTACTTGAAGACTGTCGCTGACGTTAAGAAGTACATAGTATCAGACCTTAACGGGAGCTTAGTGAAAGACGAGTCATACTACAAGTTTAAATCAGACGGCAAGTTTCTCTCAGCGTTATGTGCGGAGATTAGCCCGGAACTACTCAGTAACCTGAGTTCACACCCTAGCGTCAGGAGAGTCGCGGTAGGTTACTGCTACCCGAACGCTGAAGGCATTCTCGACTACATGAACTTCGAGCACCCCCCGCTAGTCAAGTACTTCATAGCTCTTACTATGATTTCAGTCGGTGACTCCCCCTCGCTATGGAGAATACCGTCAGTGATTGCGGGCGCTTTAGTTTTAGTAGTTATATTCCTCATATTTAGGGAAGTAATAAAAGACAGTACTTGGCTACTTTTAGGCTTCACAGCCGCGCTAATAACAGCTTTCGACAAGACTTTCAGGTCTTTGAGTATGGTCGCTATGCTAGACATCTTCGTTTCGCTATTCACTATCTTAACCTTATACTTCACTCTGAGAGGTAAGCTGAGTCTTGCGTCAGTCTCTATAGGGTTGGGTTTCGTAAGCAAGTTTAGCGGGGCTTTCCCAGCACTACCGGCAACCCTCTACTGGGTAAGGAGAGACAAGCCTGCTAAAGTCTTCTTACTAATTATTTACGTGCCTATAGTGATGTTAATAATTTTAGGCACTCCATACATCTTGAGAGACGGCTTCCTCCAGTGGTGGTCTTCCTCTGTTGAGGGGGCCTTCAGGTGGCACTTAAGCGTTAAGACTACTAACGGGCCTCCTCAGGCAATGCCTTGGGACTGGCTGATAGGCAGGAATCCCTTCCCACTCCATTACGTGTGGGACCCGAGTAAGGGAGAATTCGTGGCAGACTTAATAGCTTCCGGCAACCCAATCTTATACTTGCTTACAGCGGCTCTCTCAATACTGGTTATCCCAGTAATAAAAGACTTACCAGACAGAGGTGTTAGCTACTCGTTTACCTGGCTCACCTACCTAACTTACGTAGCATTATGGTTGCTGGGCGGCAAAACACAGTACAGCTTCTACTCTGTGCAGGTAGTCCCCCTATTCTACGTGACTCTCGTGATGCTTATATACTACCTGATAACGCCGCACACGAAAATCCTTGATGTCTTGAGGAAGTGGAGAGAAATAATAAACACTATCAGCATGTGGCTAGCTGGTGAAGTCTCTATAAGTCTCAAGCTAGTCGTTAGTAAGAAGGAGTAG